In Amycolatopsis sp. FBCC-B4732, the genomic stretch GTGGACCCGCAGCTTTCCCTCTTCGACGAGGCCGACGAGACGGCGCAGAACCACCGAATCCGGTTCGACCGCGATACCGCTGAAGCGCCGGCCGGCCGCCTCGAACCGGCCTTTGAGCTCCGTGTCCTCCTCGGCGACCGCCGTCACCAGGTGCCCGCCCGGGCGAAGCACGCCGAGCGACCGCGCGACGGTGTCGCCGCCGACCGTGTCGAGCACGATGTCGACGTCGCGGACGGCCTCGGTGAAGTCGACCGCCGTGTAGTCGATCACCTCGTCGGCGCCGAACCCCTCGACGAACTCCCGCTTGCTCCCGCTCGTGGTCGTGATCACGTGCGCGCCGAGCGCTTTCGCGATCTGGATCGCGACGTGGCCGACCCCGCCGCCACCGCCGTGGACCAGGACGCGGTCTCCCTCGGCAACGCCGCCGACGTCGACGAGGCCCTGCCACGCCGTCAGTCCGACGACCGGCAGCGCCGCGGCCTCGACGTGCGACAGCGACGCGGGCTTGCGCGCCAGGTGCAACGCCGGCGCCGACACGACCTCGGCGTACGCGTTGGCTGCCCGGGGGAACAGCGGCATGCCGAACACCTCGTCGCCGGGCCGGAACCGCCACGTCTGCGCCTGCTCGACCACGCCGCTGATGTCCCAGCCGAGGACGAACGGCGGCCGGCCGAGCAGGGGGAACTCGCCGGCCCGCAGGCGCGCTTCGAGCGGGTTCAGCCCGATCGCCTCGACGCGGACGAGAACCTCGGTCGGGATCGCCCGGGGTTCGGGCGCGTCCACGATGGCGAGCACCTCGGGACCGCCGAGGGTGTGCTGGGTGATGACTCGCATGACTCTCCTGGCTTGAGGGGGTGTGAGAACGACGCTAAGTGCCGGCCAGGCGGGCGCGCTGCCAGTTTTGCGCCAGGAAATTGTGGAAACCCGCCAACACTGGCGGGGATCACTATCCTGACGTGACCGGCACGAGAGCCGACCAGCTGACGGCGCTCGTGAAACGCCCTCGACCCCGGGTGGCCGTGACTTGCGAATGCGGGCTGGAGGAAGCCGATGACCGAAGTGGGGCCCGGGCCGGCGTTCCTGGCGATCGACGATGGTCCGGCCTGCGCGCCCATGGCCCACGGCGAGGCCATCCCCGCGCACTTCCACGACTACGGTCAGCTCAGGTACGCCGCCTCCGGAGCACTGGTCACGACGACCTCGGCGGGCACGTGGGCGGCGCCGGCCAACCGGATCATGTGGATGCCGCCGTTCTGCGTGCACAGCAGCCGGTCGTACGGCGAGACCGACGTCCGGATCCTCCAGGTCCCGGCGGCGCTCGCCAAGCAGCTGCCACCCCAGCCGTCGGTGTTCGCGGCCAGTGCGCTGATGCGCGAGGCGTACCTCGCGATGATCAACGACCGCGAACCGAGCGACAGCCCCCGTGCCCGCCTGCTGCTCGAGGTCGTCATCACCGAGCTTGTCCGCGCCCCGCAGGAGTCACTGCGCCTCCCGGAGCCGGACGACGCTCGCCTCAAGGCGGTCACCGACCTGCTGCACGCCGACCCGGCCAGCCCCGCGACGCTGGCCGAACTGGGGCACCGGACCGGCTCGAGCGAGCGGACCCTCAGCCGCCTGTTCGGCAGCGAGCTGTCGATGAGTTTTCAGCAATGGCGGACGCTGCTGCGCATCCAGCGGGCGCTGCTCGAACTCTGCGAAGGCACCTCGGTCACCGACACCGCCATGCGACTCGGCTGGGCGAACCCGGGCAGCTTCATCGGCGCCTTCACCGAACTCGTCGGCCAGACACCCGGCCGCTACCGCTCGGCAGAGCGTGCGGCCCGGCTGGAAGCGGATCGCTGAGGGCACCAGCTGAGTCGTTCCGAGGTTGCTGCCGGCTGCTCAGGACGTTGCGATGGCGATCAAGCCGCCGAGGCCCGCCATGTAGAGCAGCACGACGACGAGGGAGTCGACGCCGACGCCCGCGATGCGGCGGCTGGGGCGGAACAGCAGCCCGGCAGCGTAGACGAGGGTGAGGAGCCCGGCCAGCGCGGTGAGGTAGATGTCGGTGGCGGCGGCGCGCGGGAGGATGGCCTGGCTTGGCCGGAGACCAGGGTGCCGACCAGGAACAGCACCGGCAGGAAGGCGTTGCCGCCGAAGATGTCGCTCACCGCGAGCTGGTAGTCGCCGTTGCGGACCGAGGTCAGCCCGGTGGAGACCTCCGGCAGCGACGTGGCGGCGGCCAGGACGGTCGCCCCGAACAGCACCCCGGACAGTCCGATGTGGTCGGCGATGGCGTCGCCGCCGCGTTCGAGGAACACCCCGGCGACCAGCGTGATCACCGCGGCCGCGCCGAACACCGCGGCGGACTTGGCCGTGCTGGTGCCCTTCCGGGTCGCCTCCTGTTCGACGTGGTGACGGCGGTGGCCGCGGGGACGGTCCTGCCCGTCGGGTGCGTCGCCGGCTTCGTGCCACGGCAGTGACCGGCCGGCCCGCCGCAACAGCAGCAACCCGGTCACCCACAGCACGGTGATCAGGACCGGCGCGGGTGTCAGCCGCCACACGATGAGGGTGGCGGGCAGCTGGGTGCCGGCGATGACGACGGCGAGCACGGCGACGACCAGCGCGGCTTCGAGCACCAGCACGAGCGACGCGGCCCGGTAGGTCAGCGGCCGGTCGCCGCGGACGCCGAACCCGTCCAGCACCACCAGTACGACGGTCTGGATGGCGATGCCGCCGAGGATGTTCCCGACCGCGACTCCGACGTTGCCCGCCGCGGAGGCGGAGACGACGATCGCGATCTCCGGCAGGTTCGTCGCCACGGCGAGCAGGACGAGACCGCCGAGCGCGGAGCCGAGGTGCAGCCGGGTGGCCAGCACGTCGGTCTGGTCGGACAGCCGGATGCCGGCGACCCAGATCGCCGCGGCCGCCGCCGCGAAGATCAGCACCAGCACCGCCAGCGGCAAGGACGACACCCACTGACCTCCGCTTCGTCACCGAGCTCGGCCACCTGCCGGCTCACCGCCGCGAACCCCTCGCGTGCGGTCGTCGAATACCCGCCGAGCGACCGGCCAATCGGAAGACGATCCGGGAATCTGGTGCGGTACCACCGATCCGGGCGGTGAGGGGGAACGAATTCCGGGCGAAACACGCCAAGCGGGACAGGACGGGCACGTGAGCACTGGCGCCGCAGCGGTCGGCCGCGTGCTCGACGAGCTGACTGCCGCCGACGGTGCAACTCCGCGGAGGAGAACGCTCGCGGCGCTGACCCGGACACGAGGATGGCCCGTCCACCGGAGCCTGGCGGACGGGCCATCGCGTGCACGCGGCCGATGCGTCCGGTTCGCCTCTCGGCAAGTGGCGCGACGCGGCTCCAGCCGAACGGAAATCCGCGAGGGCAAACGGGTTGAGCCCGGGGGACACGCGACGCATCGACCAACTCGTTCAACCGGTCAGGACCGGCAGCTATTCCCGTCCAGCCAGGGCTGGTCGGGCGTTCGAGCAGTGCGCTGGAGATCAGGCGGATCGATGATCACCGGGACGGTGACAGGCCGCCGAACACCGCGGCGCCCCAGGCCGCCGGCTGCGGTGCGGGATCGTCGATGACGACGGTGAGAGCGTTGGCGTTGCTGATTTCCGGCGGCAGGTCGTGTGCACACGACAGCGTGATCGGCGTCGTGGCCACGTACAGGGTGAGGTCGCCTTGACCGTGACAGGCCACGCCGGCCCCCTGACCCCTCACTGCCAGAGCCGGCCCACTCTCATGAGCGGCGTTGCTCGAGGGGACCCCTGCCCTGAGAGCAGCTCACCGAGACGCACGCTCCTCGCACACGTCGCCTGACCAGCGATGTTCGTCATGGGGTGACCTAGCCTGAACGCTTTGGGCGGGCGTTGGCAAAGACGGGGTGTCAGGGCGAAGCGAAACCCGGGGAGCTTCATGTCGTCAGACGCGGAACTGATCGGCCGGTCGCTGCGCGGAGACACCGATGCCTTCGTGGAAGTGATCAGCCGGCACGAGACCGCGCTCGGGAACTACCTGGCGCGCAGAGTGGGGCGGCAGGCAGCCGAGGACGTGCTCGCTGAAGTGTGGGTGGCGGCTTACGAGTCCCGCGCGAACTACGACCTTTCGTATCCCGAAGCCAGGCCCTGGTTGTACGGCGTCGCGCTGAACAGGCTGCGCCGGCACTGGCGGTCCTCGCCGGCCGAGGAGCCGGCGTCGGACCTGGCCGGCGTGGCGAGTGACTGGGATCCCTGGCCGGCGGTGGACGCCCGCGTGGACACGCAGGCGCTGCTGAGCAGGGCACTGGCTCGGCTCAAACCGGAAGAGCGGGAAGTGCTGGGCCTGGTCGCCTGGGAAGACCTGACCGTCGCCGAGGCCGGGCGGGTGCTCGACATCCCGGCCGGCACGGCCCGCCGCCTGTTGCACCAGGCGCGCAAGGCGTTGCGTGAAGCCCCCGAAGTGGTCGCGCTGCTTCAAGTCCCGACAACGTGAAAGACAACTCATGGACGAAATGGATCTCATGAAGAAGCTGCGTGACGTGCCGTCCCCCGGTCCCGAGGCCTATGACCGTGCCCGTACGGCACTGCAGACGGCGATGGCGGAACCGGTGGCCACGGTCGTGCGACCGAAGCGCTGGTTCTCCTGGCCCAAGGTCGGCGTCGCCGCCGTGGGCGCGGCAGCCGTCGCGGCGGCCGTGGTGATGGGGACGTCGGGCGGCAGCGTCCCGGCCGGCCCGTCCGGCGCCGCCCCGCAGGCGGCCGAGGCCCCTTTGGCGGTCGAGGCGCCGCTGGTGAAGCTGGCCTCCGCGGTCCAGGCGGCCGGCACGCAGCCAGGAGACGCGTCGCTGATCATCAACACGAAGTTCGGACTGGACGACAAACCGGACCTCTACTACACCCTCTACACCGACAAGGGCCAGCAGTTCACGGGCGACTCGGCGAAGACCCTGGTGGACGCCGTCGCCAAGGGGCACGCCGAGCCTGCGACGCCGTACGACGGGAAGGTGATGGCGGCGGCCCGTCTCGCCGCGAACGGCGACGTCGACCAGGCCAGGATCGCGATGATCACCGCGTCCAACAATGCGCTGGGCGTCGGCTTGAGTCCCGCCGAGGCCGACAAGGCCTGGGCGGCCGCCCAAGCGGAGACCGCGGACATGTTCCGCAAGATGGGCAAGCCGGTTCCCGCCCCCCGGCCGCGTCCGACGGGCAAGGACCTGGAAAACCTCATCGACAACCACCTGTGGAGCAACGCCGAACACGCGCTGTTCGCCAACGCCGCCGACGCGGAGGTCCGCGCGGGCGTGCTGAAGCTGTACGCGACCATCCCGGACATGATCGTCGGCAAGACCAGCGTCGACGGCCAGGCCGCGCTGACCCTCACCGCGCCCCCCGCCATCCTGGCCGGCAGCGCGGACGTCCTCATCATCAACGCCGACAACGGCTTGCCGATCCGTGAGGAGATCACCTCGGCGGAATCGTCCGAGCGCTACGTGGTGAACTACAAGTCCTCCCGCGTAACCCTCGCCGACGTGGCCGCTGGCAAGATCTGATCCTCGTACCGGACTGTCCGGGGAGGGGCCGAGATCACCTCGGACCCTCCCCGGACACGTTGCGGTGGGTGGCTCGGTGCCGGCGGAGATCCTGGCGGATCCCACCTCCGCGGGCCCACCACGACCGGTGGCGAAGAGCGGCGATCAGGACCGCTTCGGGGGCGAGGCGGCGGGTCGGTGCGCGGCTTCCCGCGCGCCGCGCCGATGCTGGGCTGCTTCGCTCAGCAGGAGGTACGCGCCGGCGGTCCAGGTGTAGGCGTGGTCGCGCAGGCCCGCTCCGGTGAGCGCGTCGAAGTTCTCCGCGAAGCCGTGTTGCTCGCAGGTCCGCCGGAACCGGCTGCTCACTTCGTCGGCGAGGTCGGTGGCGCCCCCGCGGCGGAGGCCGTCTTCGACGAGGACCGTGACCGGGGCCCAGACCGGGCCGCGCCAGTAGCCGTCGGGTTCGTAGTGCGGCGAGGACGGCAGCTCCGTGGCGAGCCCGACCGGGGTGAGGTGCTCGGCCACGCGGACGCACAGCCGCTCGAAGACGTCGCGGGGCAGGTGCTCGCCGAGCACGATCGGCATGAGGTCGAGCAGGCTCGAACCGCGCTGGGACGTCCCGGTGCGCACGGTGCGGCTGCCGAAGAACGAGCCGTCCCAGAGCTCGGCGAGCAGCGCCGCCAGCAGGGTGTCGGCGCGTCGCGCCCAGTCCGTGGTGGTGTCTCCGACGACGCGGGCCAGCGCGGCGAGTTCCTTCAGCTGCAGGACGAGGAAGGCCGCGAGGTCGGCGGTGACGACGAGGCGTTCGCCGGCGAACACCGTGGCGTTGTCCCAGCCGCTGTCGTTGCCGTGTTCGTAGTACGGCAGCCGCTGCCCGGGGGCGCGGCGGTGGTCGAGCCAGAACGACGTCCACGCCGCGAGCTGCCGGTAGGCCAGCTCGGGATCGGGAAGCCCGCCCGGTAGCCGGCCGCGCAGGTGAGCCAGCGCCCAGCCGTGGATCGGCGGTTTGACGAAGTTCCGGAGCACCTCCGCGTGGGTGACCGAGTCCGGCAGGGCGCCCAGGCCGTCCTGGTGGTCGAAGGGCAGCTGGTACTGGTTCCACGCCAGCTCCGGCGCGCCGGGGGCCAGTGCCAGCGCGGTGAAGCAGTGGTCCCAGCTCCACACTTTGTTCATCCAGTGCTTGGACATCAGCACGGCCGGGCGGGCGAGGAACCCGGCGGGCGCGACCGTGGCGGACCACAGCACGTAGCAGGCGAGCTCGGCCGCGGGGGTCGAGTGGTCCCGCCACGGGGCGACGGCGTCGGCGAAGCCGGTGAAGTCGCCGCGCGCCGCGGCGGCGGCGCGCGGGAAGTCCTCTGTGGACACGTAGGGCGTCGCGCCGGTGCTGATCTCCTCCAGCGCGACCTCCCACGGGCCGCCGTCGGCACCCACCGTGACGCCGCGCCGGGCCGTGCCGAGCTCCTGCTCGCCGACGTGCGTCCAGTGGCCGGAAAGGAGCGTCAGCCGGAGGCGGTTCCCCGTCTCGTAGAAGGTGAACACGGCGGCCCCGGACGGATCGGCGAAGAAATACGGGCCGGTGAAGGGCGTGAGGGCCGGCTCCGCGGCGATGATGCTCATGCCCAGGCCGGTGCCGGCGATCCGGAGGCTGCCGGCGTCCGGGAAGGCCGCGGTGATCCGGCCGCCGGACGAGCGCCACGTGAGCACGGCGGGATCGGCCGAGACGTCGGTGGCGGCGCGGTGGCCGTCCCGCTCGGGCACGAGGGCCAGCACGGGGTGCAGGCCGTGCCGGTGGGACACCACGTGCACGTCGTCGGCGCGCCGCGTCGCGCTGAGCACCGGGGACAGGCCGAACCAGGCGCCGGCACGGCTGAACGGGATCTCCCCGACGGAGAACTCGGCGGTCACAAGGTGAGTCCCTTCAGTCCTTGACGGCGCCGGCGGTGACACCGGCCGCGACGTAGCGCTGGGCGAGCACGAGCAGCACGGTGGCGGGAACCGACGCGACCACGGCGGTCGCCATGATCGCGTTCCACTCCTGGTTGTTGTTGCCGATGTAGTGGTAGATGCCCAGGGTGAGCGGGCGCAGCCGGCCCCCGGCGTCGAGGGTGGCGGCGAACACGAAGTCCGACCAGGCCCACAGGAACGAGAACAGGGCCGCGGTGACGACGCCGTTGCGGCTGGCCGGGAGCACGATCGACACGAACGTCCGCCACGCCCCGGCGCCGTCGATGCGCGCCGCCTGCAGCAGTTCGTCGGGCACCGAGGCCATGAAGGAGGTGAGGATCAGCACGGCGAACGGCACCGCGACGGTGGAGTCGGCGACGATCAGGCCACCCACTGTGTTGGTGAGGCCGATCTTGACGTAAACGCCGTAGAAGCCCAGGGCCATGATGATGCCCGGGATCATCTGCGCCACCAGCAGCACGAATCCGAGCACACGCCGGCCCGGCGGGCGGAGTTTCGCCAGCGCGTACGCCGCGGGGGCCGCGATGACCAGGGTGAGTGCGACGGTGCCCAGCGCGACGAGCAGGCTGGTCCCGAAGTAGGGCAGCTGTTCCCGCAGGACGCGCTCGTAGCCCGCGAAGGTGGGCGAGGCCGGGAACAGGTCCGGCGGTGACTTCCGCAGCTCGCCGGCCGGGGTGAGCGAGACGGCGATCATCCAGTAGACCGGGAAGAGCATCACCGCGGTGAGCAGGACGCCGATCGCGGTCAGCCACGCCGGGCGCTTCACCCGTTTTCCTGGTGGCGTTGCAGGCGGATGTAGACCAGCCCGGCCGCGAAAGCGAGCAGGATGAGCACGTTGCCGACCGCCGCGCCGGGCCCGAACTTCGGCAGCATGGAGCCGAACCCCAGTTCGTAGGACCAGGTGGCGAGGGTGCTGGACGAGCCGCTGGGACCACCCCTGGTCATGATCCAGATGATGTCGAACACCTTCAGCGTGTAGACCAGGCCGAGCAGCAGCGTGATCGCCGATACCGGCCGCAGGACGGGAAACGTGATGTGGCGGAACGTCTGCCAGCCGGTCGCACCGTCCAAAGCGGACGCTTCGTAGACCTCTGCGGGGATGTTGCGCAGTCCACTGTGGAGCACCACGAGGTTGAACGGGATGCCGATCCAGATGTTGGCCAGGATGACCGACACCAGCGACCACGACGGCGAGGTCAGCCAGTCGACCCGGGCGATCCCGAGCCCCTGGAGCACCGCGTTGACCAGCCCCGACTCGCTGTTGAGCAGCCAGGCCCACGTCGACCCCGACACGATCAGCGGCAGCAGCCACGGCACCAGGAACAGCGCCCGCAGCGTCGCCGACAACCGGAAGCGGCGGGTGAAGAACACCGCCGTCGCCAGGCCGATCGCGTACTGGAAGACCAGGGACGCGGCCGTGAAGACGAGGGTGTTGACCAATGCGGTCGTGAACTGCGGGTCGCCGACCACGGTGGCGTAGTTGGTGAGCCCGGTGAAGGGTGCCCCGCCGTGGACGAAGGTCCGGACGGTGTAGTTCCGCAGGCTCAGGTCGACGGTCGTGTAGAGCGGGTAGCCGTAGCAGGCGAGCAGGTAGGCCACCAGTGGAACGAGGAACGCCCAGCCGGCGAGCCGCTTCTTGTCGAGTCGCACGTGCGGGGCTACTTCGCCGCCGCGGCCGCGGCTTGGGCGTCCTTGAGCGCGGCGTCCGGCGTCTTCGAGCCGGTCAGAGCGGCCTGGACGGCGTTCCACAGCGGCTGCGAGATGCGCGGGTACCGCGTGCCGAGGTTGTCGCCGGTCCGGCCCTTGGCGTTCTTCACCGCGTCGACCCACACCGCGAGCTCCGGCTTCTGGGTGACCTGCTTCTGCTGGACCGACGGCACCGCCGAGACGTAGGTGAGCGCCGTGTCCGAGGTCAGCACCTTGTCCGGGGAGGTGAGGCAGGTCGCGATCCGGCCTGCCGTGCGCTCGGTGTCCGGGTTGTCCTGGGCGGGGACGGTGACGAACTCCCCGCCGGTCGGCGCGGGCGCGGTGCCGCCGCTGCGGCCCGGGATCGGGAGGACGCCGTACGGGAAGCCGGCCTTCTTCGCGTTCTCCAGCTGCCAGGTGCCGTTCTCGGCGAAGGCGTACTGCCCGGTGGCGAACTCCTGCCAGCTGGTCGTCTGGGTGTTGTCGATGACCGAGTTGGGGGCGTAGCCGCGGTCGAGCCAGGACTTCCACTGGGTCAGCGCCGCGACGGCCGGGGGAGCGGACAGGTCGGTCAGTGCCGCACCCGAGCCCCAGAACCACGGCAGGAACTGGAAGCTGCCCTCCTCGGTGCCGATCGCGGAGAACGTGATGCCCTTCTTCCCGGCCGCCTTCACCTTGCCCAGCGCCGTTTCGAGCGACGCCCAGTCCGTGACGGAGGCGGGGTCGACGCCCGCGGCGGCCAGGACGTCCTTGTTGTAGTAGAGCGCGAGGGTGTTGGCCCCCAGCGGCACGCCGTAGGTGCGGTTCTGCACGGTGCCGGCGGCCACCAGGTTCGGTTCGGCAGGCGAGGCGTCCAGCCCGACTTCGTCGTTCGCCTTGAGCACGCCCGCTTCGACCATCGTGGACACGACCGGGTTGTCCAGCACGAGCACGCTCGGCGCGGTGCGCTGCTGGGCGGCGAGCAGCACCTTGCTGGTCAGGTCGGTCGTGTCGTAGGCCTGGCGCTGGATCTTGACCCCGGCCCCGGCCGCGCACTCGTCGATCACTTTCGCCCACGCGGAGTCGGCCGTGAACTGCGGGTACGGGTCCCAGATCGAGAACGTGCCGGTGGTGCCGGCGCTGCCGCCGGTGTCCGGGGACGACGAGCAGGCCACCATCGTCGCGGCGAGGGCGACCGCCGTCAGCGCGGCCGGGATCGGACGGGTGCGCGGGGGGTACGGCATGGGTCCTCCTGGCGGCTACGGCGACGACAGTCATCGAACCGGTTCGATGATGGGAGCCGGGTCAACGTAGACCGAGGTGCCGCCCGTGCGCAAGGGTGCGCGTTTCCAGGTGGCAAGATGGTCGAACCGGTTGCCGCCGACGGATCCGGGGAGGGGAAGCGCACATGAACATCGGCGAGATCGCCAAGCGGGCCGGGGTCTCCCGCAGCACGGTGTCCTACGCGCTGAGCGGCAAGCGGCCGGTGTCGGCGCGGACGGTGCGGCGGATCAACGACGTCATCGCCGAGCTGGGCTACCGGCCCAACGCCAGCGCGCGAGCTCTGGCCGAAGGGAAGACCCGGACAATCGGGTTGGTGATCCCCCCGGCGAGCGCGCGCCTCACCGACGCGCAGCTGGGGTTCGTGGCCAGCGTCGTGGAGGCCGCGGCGGCGCACGACCACGACGTGCTGCTCTCGCCCAGCGGCGGCGACCACGACCGCTCGTTCGAGCGCATCGTGACCGGGCGCCGGGTCGACGGCGTGATCCTCATGGAGATCCTGCTCGAGGACGCCCGGGTCGACCGGCTGGCCGGCGCCGGGCTGCCGTTCGTGGCGATCGGGCACGTCGAGCACCCCGGCGCGTCGTGGTGGGTCGACGTCGACTACGCGACGCTGATCGGGCGGTGCGTGCGCCACCTCGCGGACCTCGGCCACGACGACGTCGTGCTGATCAACCGCTCCGAACACCTGGTCGCCGCGGGCTACGGCCCGGCGGTGCGCGCCACGGCCGGGTTCCTCGGCGCGACCGCCGAGTGCGGGATCACGGGGCACACCGTGTGCTGCGCCGATGAACCGGCCGCCGGGCTGGAGTGCTTCGAGGGGATCCGGGCCCGGTGGCCCGAGGTCACCGCCGCGGTGACGATCAACGAAGCCGCCTTGCCCGGGGTGCAGCGGGCCCTCGACCGGGCCGGCCTGGACGTCCCGCGGGATTTCTCGCTCACCGGAGTGCTCGCCGACCGGCTGGCCGAGGACTTCCACCCGCCGCTGACCGCGGCGGACGTGCCCGCGGGGGAGATGGCTCGCCTGGCGGTGGACCTGCTGCTGGAGCAGATCGGCGACCGGGCGGCCGAGCCGCGGCACGCCCTGTTGCGGCCGGCGGTGGCCCTGCGGTCCAGCACCGGCGCCCGCCGCCGGGCGTCGTAAGCCTCGGCGGAATCGGTTCGACGCCATTTGGCCGCTTGTTGGCGAATTCCTGACGGCGTAGCTTCACTCCTTGGTCGAACCGGTTCGATGTTGCCGCATCCCTCGCTGTCCGTGCCCAAAGGAGTCGCACGTGATCTTTTCGCGCGAGCGCGCCCGCCGTGGCTTCGCCGCCTTCCTCCTCACCGCCGCCCTCACCGGCGCGTCCGCCGTGGCTCTCGCCGAGCCGGCCCGGGCCGCCGACGAGTCGATCGCCGTCGACTTCTCCGCCGGGGGTGGTACGCCGGCCTACCGGGCGTCCGGCTGGATCTACGGCATGACCGAGAACGCCTCGGCCCCGGCCGACCACTTCTACCGGGACGTGAAGTTCCAGGCCATGCGCGCCGGCGGCGCGCAACTGGACAGTCCGGGCGGCTGGGTCTCGGGCCGCTACGACCGCCGCTGGAACGCCACCCGGGCTCAGCTGCTGCGCACCCGCGCGCTGGGCGGCCGGTTCGTCCTGCTGGTGCACGACCTGTGGGGTGCGGACGGCTACCCGATCTCCCGCTTCCCGGGCGACAACGGCGACTGGACCGACTACGACAACTTCCTCACCCGCCTGATCGGCGACGTGCGGGCCACCGGCGCCCCCGTGGAGTGGGACCTCTGGAACGAGCCCAACATCTCGCTCTTCTGGAACCGCCCGCAGAGCCAGTACTTCGCGCTGTGGCAGCGCGCGTACCAGCGGATCCGCGCGGCGTTCCCGGCGCAGCCCATCATCGGCCCGAGCCTCGCCGGCGTCCCGTCGACCTCGGCCGGCTGGTGGACGCAGTACCTGGACTTCGTCCGTTCCGCGAACGTCGTCCCGGACATCGTGAGCTGGCACTCCCTGCCGGGCGATCCGGTGGCGAACGTCGCCGCCGCCAACGCTTCCCTCGACGCCCGCGGCATCCCGCACCCGCGGCCGTACCAGATCAACGAGTACGGCGCGTCGAACGAGCAGAACCCCGGCGACGGCTCGTGGTACATCACCCGGCTCGAACGGGCCGGCGCCGACGGGCTCCGCGCCAACTGGGCCAGCGGGGGAAACCTCCACAACGACCTCGGCAACCTGCTCGTCCACGATTCCGCCGGGCAGCACCAGCCCAAGGGGGAGTGGTGGGTCTACCGGTTCTACGGCTCGCAGACCGGCCGGATCGCCGCCACCACGCCCAGCGGTTCGTACGACGCGTTCGCCACGGCGACGAGCGGGACGGCGAAGGTGCTCCTCGGCGGCGGTGGCACGACCGGCAACGTCGCGGTCGCCCTGCGGCGCCTGGACGCCACCACGGGAATCGTCCAGAACAACCAGGTCCGGGTGCTCGTCCAGCGGATCCCCTACAACGGCGGCGGCGCGGTCGCCGGCCCGGTCACCGTCCAGAACTCGGTGCTGACCCTGTCGGGCAACGCCGTGACGGTCAACGTCCCGCACACCAACGCCGACGACACGTTCACCCTCACGCTGCTTCCGCCGTCGGACGGCGGGTTCCCGTCCGTCGCCGTCGCCCAGCATTCCCAGCAGTGCTTGGACAACACCGGCCTGAGCACCGCCGACGGCAACCGGCAGCAGCAGTTCCCGTGCGAGGGCGGCGACCAGCAGCTGTGGAACTTCCGCCCGGTCTCCGGCGCGTTCACCGTCGTCAACCAGCAGTCGGGCAAGTGCCTCGAGGTGGCCGGCGCTTCGACCGCCGACGGTGCGGCGGTCCAGCAGGGAACCTGCAGTCCCGGCGCGGCGAACCAGCAGTTCACCTTGCGGAAGGTGACCTACGGCGGCAACGACTCCCACGACTACCAGCTTGCCGCCCGGCACAGCGGCAAGTGCGTCGACGTCAACCAGGCATCCACCGCCGCGCGCGCCCAGCTCATCCAGTGGACGTGCCGGGCGGTCACCCAGGGCAGTCCGCTGAACCAGACGTGGCGCCTGTGGGGGAGCGGCCCCGGGTGAGGCACCGAAGAAGTCCGCAGCCAGGCCGACGCGCACAAGGAGCGCTTGGCGGTTCCCGGCCGCAGCAGACCTTCGCGGGCCATCCGGTCGTCCGGCTGTCTGGCGGCGGGCACAGCGGGAAACCCGAACCGGACCGTCGAAGATCGCCGGAAATGCTTGGTCATGACTGCCCAGCGAG encodes the following:
- a CDS encoding carbohydrate ABC transporter permease — its product is MRLDKKRLAGWAFLVPLVAYLLACYGYPLYTTVDLSLRNYTVRTFVHGGAPFTGLTNYATVVGDPQFTTALVNTLVFTAASLVFQYAIGLATAVFFTRRFRLSATLRALFLVPWLLPLIVSGSTWAWLLNSESGLVNAVLQGLGIARVDWLTSPSWSLVSVILANIWIGIPFNLVVLHSGLRNIPAEVYEASALDGATGWQTFRHITFPVLRPVSAITLLLGLVYTLKVFDIIWIMTRGGPSGSSSTLATWSYELGFGSMLPKFGPGAAVGNVLILLAFAAGLVYIRLQRHQENG
- a CDS encoding extracellular solute-binding protein, which encodes MPYPPRTRPIPAALTAVALAATMVACSSSPDTGGSAGTTGTFSIWDPYPQFTADSAWAKVIDECAAGAGVKIQRQAYDTTDLTSKVLLAAQQRTAPSVLVLDNPVVSTMVEAGVLKANDEVGLDASPAEPNLVAAGTVQNRTYGVPLGANTLALYYNKDVLAAAGVDPASVTDWASLETALGKVKAAGKKGITFSAIGTEEGSFQFLPWFWGSGAALTDLSAPPAVAALTQWKSWLDRGYAPNSVIDNTQTTSWQEFATGQYAFAENGTWQLENAKKAGFPYGVLPIPGRSGGTAPAPTGGEFVTVPAQDNPDTERTAGRIATCLTSPDKVLTSDTALTYVSAVPSVQQKQVTQKPELAVWVDAVKNAKGRTGDNLGTRYPRISQPLWNAVQAALTGSKTPDAALKDAQAAAAAAK
- a CDS encoding LacI family DNA-binding transcriptional regulator is translated as MRVSRWQDGRTGCRRRIRGGEAHMNIGEIAKRAGVSRSTVSYALSGKRPVSARTVRRINDVIAELGYRPNASARALAEGKTRTIGLVIPPASARLTDAQLGFVASVVEAAAAHDHDVLLSPSGGDHDRSFERIVTGRRVDGVILMEILLEDARVDRLAGAGLPFVAIGHVEHPGASWWVDVDYATLIGRCVRHLADLGHDDVVLINRSEHLVAAGYGPAVRATAGFLGATAECGITGHTVCCADEPAAGLECFEGIRARWPEVTAAVTINEAALPGVQRALDRAGLDVPRDFSLTGVLADRLAEDFHPPLTAADVPAGEMARLAVDLLLEQIGDRAAEPRHALLRPAVALRSSTGARRRAS
- a CDS encoding RICIN domain-containing protein, which codes for MIFSRERARRGFAAFLLTAALTGASAVALAEPARAADESIAVDFSAGGGTPAYRASGWIYGMTENASAPADHFYRDVKFQAMRAGGAQLDSPGGWVSGRYDRRWNATRAQLLRTRALGGRFVLLVHDLWGADGYPISRFPGDNGDWTDYDNFLTRLIGDVRATGAPVEWDLWNEPNISLFWNRPQSQYFALWQRAYQRIRAAFPAQPIIGPSLAGVPSTSAGWWTQYLDFVRSANVVPDIVSWHSLPGDPVANVAAANASLDARGIPHPRPYQINEYGASNEQNPGDGSWYITRLERAGADGLRANWASGGNLHNDLGNLLVHDSAGQHQPKGEWWVYRFYGSQTGRIAATTPSGSYDAFATATSGTAKVLLGGGGTTGNVAVALRRLDATTGIVQNNQVRVLVQRIPYNGGGAVAGPVTVQNSVLTLSGNAVTVNVPHTNADDTFTLTLLPPSDGGFPSVAVAQHSQQCLDNTGLSTADGNRQQQFPCEGGDQQLWNFRPVSGAFTVVNQQSGKCLEVAGASTADGAAVQQGTCSPGAANQQFTLRKVTYGGNDSHDYQLAARHSGKCVDVNQASTAARAQLIQWTCRAVTQGSPLNQTWRLWGSGPG